From Nitrospiria bacterium, one genomic window encodes:
- a CDS encoding DUF3501 family protein: MNPLRMEDIKPLSEYEAVRGEFRERIIALKKRRRVSLGDRITLVFENRDTILFQIQEMMRVEHIYDPAKIQNELDTYNPLIAGPGELSGTLFIEITEPGRIKEILDQLRGIDDGRRLFFEIGADRVDGEFEEGHSNEEKLSAVHYVRFRFSPEERKAFQNDAVPAALIVDHPNYRARTVLEKEVRRELAGDLQ, from the coding sequence ATGAACCCGCTTCGGATGGAAGACATCAAACCGCTTTCGGAATACGAAGCCGTTCGAGGGGAGTTCCGCGAACGGATCATCGCGCTCAAGAAACGGCGGCGCGTTTCCCTCGGCGACCGGATCACGCTGGTGTTCGAGAACCGGGACACGATCCTGTTCCAGATCCAGGAGATGATGCGGGTGGAGCATATTTACGATCCGGCCAAGATCCAGAACGAGCTGGACACCTACAACCCGCTGATCGCCGGCCCGGGCGAGCTGTCGGGCACGCTGTTCATCGAGATCACCGAGCCCGGCCGGATCAAGGAGATCCTGGATCAACTTCGAGGAATCGACGACGGCCGCCGCCTTTTTTTCGAGATTGGCGCGGACCGGGTCGACGGAGAATTCGAAGAAGGCCACAGCAACGAGGAAAAGCTCAGCGCGGTTCATTATGTCCGGTTCCGGTTCTCGCCGGAGGAGCGGAAGGCCTTTCAAAACGATGCCGTTCCGGCGGCGCTGATCGTGGACCATCCCAACTATCGGGCCCGAACGGTTTTGGAAAAAGAAGTCCGCCGCGAGCTCGCGGGCGATCTTCAGTAG